The Pieris rapae chromosome 1, ilPieRapa1.1, whole genome shotgun sequence genome contains the following window.
gcataaaaacatacaaataattatatttgcatcAGTTGctaaaaaaatgctatgctTTATCGCGGCAGTCCGCacgatttcttttttttaaatttaaatcttataattttatatcaataaaaacagtgtaatttattaaaataaaagtaagttGAGCACtgattattcataaatatcataataaaaatgtaattttatgacAATTAACACTTGCAACTGTTGTGTTCTGTGtaacatatttgttttgaaaaattagaggttattaatattttatgaaataaaagttaggcaaattaaatatttcccattttatctattaatttaaaaaaataaattactgtcAAGATGTCTAAGTCAGTCGCACGTTTGAAATCTATGAAAAAAGTTGCTGATAAGATAGATCATTCATCCAAATTACGAACTAATATTCCTGCTGGAATGGCTGCAGCAGGTCCTCCGCTTGGCCCAATGCTAGGTCAGGTTGgtataaatagaatacttttatgtataatcttactaattttgttttatatggcATATTTGTTTTAGCGCAATATCAACATTGCAGCCTTTTGCAAAGATTTCAATGAACGTACCGCTAACATAAAGTCTGGAGTTCCATTACCAGTTCGAGTTAAAGTAAATCCTGATAGATCTTATCAGCTGGTCATACACCAACCACcttcatcatattttttaaagcaagCTGCTGGTACAAGCCGTGGTGCAATGGAGCCTGGTAAGATGCTAGTTATGCAGATCGACTACggaaatttattcattttctatATCTGCTCTGATGGAACTgcatataaaatcaattaagaaTAGTGTATGTTCTGTAAGCTACAatcaaatctttaaaatagtgTTCTAATGTAAAAAGcctaaagtatattaaaacattttttcagtaaaGGAAATGTGtggaaaaataacaattaaacatatttatgaaatagccaaaattaaatcacaagaCCCTCCACTTGAATGGAGGTCATTGAAAGAAATTTGTGTGATGTTGTTGTCACAAGCAAGAACTTGTGGAATAGAGGTTGTAAGAGATTTAGATCCTAAGGTAATAACTTATATAGTAACACATGCcttcatataaataagtatttaaacttCTCAAATATATTACTATCCATGTTGATTAATTTTGCCACTTAATCTaactgatttatttcttttaggAATATggagaatttttaaatgataggAAAACAATAGTAGAAGAGCAGAAGAAACAA
Protein-coding sequences here:
- the LOC110998808 gene encoding 39S ribosomal protein L11, mitochondrial, whose translation is MSKSVARLKSMKKVADKIDHSSKLRTNIPAGMAAAGPPLGPMLGQRNINIAAFCKDFNERTANIKSGVPLPVRVKVNPDRSYQLVIHQPPSSYFLKQAAGTSRGAMEPVKEMCGKITIKHIYEIAKIKSQDPPLEWRSLKEICVMLLSQARTCGIEVVRDLDPKEYGEFLNDRKTIVEEQKKQLQEKREAKMLRTA